Proteins encoded together in one Rhizobium bangladeshense window:
- a CDS encoding septal ring lytic transglycosylase RlpA family protein: protein MRLGYGAASFATTARWLAISAMCATVAACGTTQAVPKKKAHGKEYFSESEYGVKASPRVATGKNIPKGGGRYIVGNPYAVKGKWYYPKEDFAYNKVGIASWYGSAFHGRLTANGEVYDQMHLSAAHPTFPLPSYARVTNLENGSSIVVRVNDRGPYHEGRIIDLSNKTADMLDLQHSGTGKVRVQYVGRARMDGHDMPYLMASYVPKGSRIPGVNPEGQIATGVMVASNSRKITRDQLQSAENYETRPAKVPVPLSATSYAGSTPSARSNAAPGLAPAAHVLVAPSAPSSAAAPGFDQMVVLPEIGPVPYERPYGGSQPSLALGYQNDAVKTVTVDLAFDAVMARNDGLTQASILASAKRQQAKFAAR, encoded by the coding sequence ATGAGATTGGGATACGGGGCGGCGTCTTTCGCAACGACAGCGCGGTGGCTTGCGATATCGGCGATGTGTGCGACGGTTGCAGCTTGCGGTACGACACAGGCGGTGCCGAAGAAAAAAGCGCACGGCAAGGAGTATTTCTCCGAATCCGAATATGGCGTGAAGGCCAGCCCCCGCGTCGCCACCGGCAAGAATATCCCGAAGGGCGGCGGCCGTTATATAGTCGGCAACCCCTATGCGGTAAAAGGCAAGTGGTACTATCCCAAGGAAGACTTCGCGTATAACAAGGTCGGCATCGCCTCCTGGTACGGCTCGGCTTTTCACGGGCGCCTGACGGCGAACGGCGAAGTCTACGACCAGATGCACCTTTCAGCCGCGCATCCGACGTTCCCGCTGCCGAGCTACGCCCGCGTTACCAATCTCGAGAACGGTTCCTCCATCGTCGTGCGTGTCAACGACCGCGGCCCCTATCACGAAGGCCGCATCATCGACCTTTCCAACAAGACCGCCGACATGCTGGATCTGCAGCACAGCGGCACTGGCAAGGTGCGCGTGCAATATGTGGGCCGCGCCCGCATGGACGGCCATGACATGCCCTATCTGATGGCCTCCTACGTGCCGAAGGGCAGCCGGATCCCTGGCGTCAATCCGGAAGGGCAGATCGCAACCGGCGTCATGGTCGCCTCCAACAGCCGCAAGATCACCCGCGATCAGCTGCAGAGTGCGGAAAATTATGAAACGCGGCCGGCCAAGGTGCCGGTGCCGTTGTCGGCAACCTCCTATGCCGGCTCGACGCCGAGCGCGCGCTCCAATGCGGCGCCCGGCCTTGCGCCGGCCGCCCATGTCCTAGTGGCGCCATCGGCTCCTTCCTCCGCCGCTGCGCCGGGCTTCGATCAGATGGTCGTGTTGCCGGAGATCGGTCCCGTGCCCTATGAGCGGCCCTATGGCGGGTCTCAGCCTTCCCTCGCGCTCGGCTACCAGAACGACGCGGTGAAAACGGTGACGGTCGATCTCGCATTCGACGCGGTGATGGCGCGCAATGATGGGCTGACGCAGGCCTCGATCCTTGCCTCGGCCAAACGCCAGCAGGCAAAATTCGCAGCGCGCTAG